The following are encoded in a window of Maylandia zebra isolate NMK-2024a linkage group LG5, Mzebra_GT3a, whole genome shotgun sequence genomic DNA:
- the LOC101467056 gene encoding inositol hexakisphosphate kinase 2, whose protein sequence is MSPAVEAQAQEVMDAEQKQKQQNKLQHQQCYMEKGVMLEPFVHQVGGHSCVLRFGEQTICKPLIPREHQFYKSLPAAMRRFTPQYRGVVSVSFEEDEEGNLCLIAYPLDSDPATDLVNNEHSVDCDPKSKMMTWGKMMASSLLADSKDGRSRNSRKDKEKSVQKLQEDMELEWLKQAEVLYYRLEDSHSNAVPQLKHNPWSLKCHQQHLQRMKENAKHRNQYKFILLENLTWRHTVPCVLDLKMGTRQHGDDASEEKKAMQIRKCQQSTSALIGVRLCGMQVYQSDTDQLMFMNKYHGRKLTLAGFKEALFQFFHSGRRLRHELLSPVLSRLREMQAALEACESYRFYSSSLLIIYDGAPHRKHTRRHTEDGLSEEEEDEDDEDEEVQAEPEMDEEEEEEVGEVAGALGFPHSPSTSSDSSSSSGSSGISQAHLSRSDTHSSVVDVRMIDFAHTTCRHYREDSVVHEGQDSGYIFGLQNLITIISELENQSTD, encoded by the exons ATGAGTCCGGCTGTGGAGGCTCAGGCCCAGGAGGTCATGGATgcggagcaaaaacaaaagcaacagaACAAGCTGCAGCACCAGCAGTGCTACATGGAGAAGGGAGTGATGCTTGAGCCCTTCGTGCACCAGGTCGGGGGACATTCCTGCGTCCTACGCTTTGGAGAGCAGACCATCTGCAAGCCTCTCATTCCCCGCGAGCATCAGTTCTACAAAAGTCTGCCTGCAGCAATGAGGAGGTTTACCCCCCAGTACAGAG GTGTGGTGTCCGTGAGCTtcgaggaggacgaggaggggaATCTTTGCCTAATCGCCTACCCCCTTGATAGTGACCCAGCCACAGATCTGGTGAACAATGAGCACTCGGTGGACTGTGACCCCAAGAGTAAGATGATGACGTGGGGGAAAATGATGGCCTCCTCGCTGCTAGCGGACAGCAAAGATGGCCGAAGCCGCAACTCTCGTAAAGACAAGGAGAAGAG TGTTCAAAAGCTGCAGGAGGACATGGAGTTGGAGTGGCTGAAGCAGGCCGAGGTGCTCTACTACCGACTAGAGGACAGCCACAGTAACGCTGTCCCACAGCTCAAACACAACCCTTGGAGCCTCAAGTGTCACCAGCAGCACCTGCAGAGGATGAAGGAGAATGCTAAACACCGCAACCAGTACA AATTCATTCTGCTTGAAAACCTGACCTGGCGGCACACAGTGCCGTGCGTGTTGGACCTAAAGATGGGCACGCGACAGCATGGAGACGACGCTTCAGAGGAGAAGAAGGCCATGCAGATACGCAAGTGCCAGCAGAGCACATCAGCCTTAATAGGAGTCCGTCTGTGTGGCATGCAG GTGTACCAGAGTGACACAGATCAGCTGATGTTTATGAACAAGTACCATGGCCGTAAACTGACCCTTGCGGGCTTCAAGGAGGCTCTGTTCCAATTCTTCCACAGCGGTCGGCGTCTGCGACACGAACTCCTTTCCCCGGTGCTCAGCAGGCTCAGAGAAATGCAGGCTGCACTGGAGGCCTGCGAATCCTACCGCTTTTACTCCAGCTCTCTGCTCATCATCTATGATGGagctccacacagaaaacacacacgccGACACACTGAGGACGGGCTctctgaagaggaagaagatgaggatgatgaggacGAGGAGGTGCAAGCCGAGCCAGAAATGgacgaagaggaggaggaggaggtgggtgaAGTTGCAGGTGCGCTTGGTTTTCCACACAGTCCCTCCACATCTAGTGAtagtagcagcagcagcgggAGCTCAGGTATCAGCCAGGCTCACCTGTCCCGCTCAGACACGCACAGCTCCGTGGTGGATGTGAGAATGATAGACTTTGCCCACACCACCTGCAGACATTACCGGGAAGACAGCGTGGTCCACGAGGGCCAGGACAGCGGCTACATCTTTGGTCTCCAGAACCTGATCACCATCATTTCTGAGCTGGAGAACCAAAGTACAGACTGA
- the LOC101467346 gene encoding protein transport protein Sec61 subunit alpha-like 1: protein MGIKFLEVIKPFCAVLPEIQKPERKIQFREKVLWTAITLFIFLVCCQIPLFGIMSSDSADPFYWMRVILASNRGTLMELGISPIVTSGLIMQLLAGAKIIEVGDTPKDRALFNGAQKLFGMIITIGQAIVYVMTGMYGDPSEMGAGICLLIIIQLFVAGLIVLLLDELLQKGYGLGSGISLFIATNICETIVWKAFSPTTVNTGRGTEFEGAIIALFHLLATRTDKVRALREAFYRQNLPNLMNLIATVFVFAVVIYFQGFRVDLPIKSARYRGQYNTYPIKLFYTSNIPIILQSALVSNLYVISQMLSTRFSGNFLVNLLGTWSDTSSGGPARAYPVGGLCYYLSPPESFGSVLDDPVHAVIYIVFMLGSCAFFSKTWIEVSGSSAKDVAKQLKEQQMVMRGHRETSMVHELNRYIPTAAAFGGLCIGGLSVMADFLGAIGSGTGILLAVTIIYQYFEIFVKEQSEVGSMSALLF, encoded by the exons ATGGGAA TCAAATTTTTGGAGGTCATCAAGCCGTTCTGTGCAGTCCTGCCAGAAATCCAGAAACCagaaagaaag ATTCAGTTTAGAGAAAAAGTACTATGGACCGCCATCACATTATTCATCTTTTTGGTGTGCTGCCAG ATCCCACTCTTTGGCATCATGTCATCAGATTCAGCAGATCCCTTCTACTGGATGagagtaatcctggcctccaacCGAG GTACTCTGATGGAGCTGGGTATCTCACCCATTGTCACCTCAGGCCTCATTATGCAGCTGCTGGCTGGTGCCAAGATCATTGAGGTGGGAGACACTCCTAAGGACAGAGCCCTCTTCAACGGAGCTCAGAAAT TGTTTGGAATGATCATCACCATTGGACAGGCTATTGTGTATGTCATGACTGGCATGTATGGAGATCCTTCAGAGATGGGTGCTGGGATATGCTTGCTCATCATCATCCAG CTCTTTGTTGCAGGTCTGATTGTCTTACTACTGGACGAGCTGCTGCAGAAGGGTTATGGCCTGGGATCTGGTATTTCTCTCTTCATTGCAACCAATATCTGTGAGACCATCGTCTGGAAGGCCTTCAGCCCCACGACTGTCAACACTGGCAGAG GTACTGAGTTTGAGGGAGCCATCATCGCTCTTTTCCATCTGCTGGCCACCCGTACAGACAAAGTGCGTGCTCTAAGAGAAGCCTTCTACAGGCAGAACCTGCCCAACCTCATGAACCTCATCGccactgtctttgtgtttgcagtGGTCATATACTTCCAG GGCTTCAGGGTTGACCTGCCCATCAAGTCAGCACGCTACCGTGGCCAATACAACACCTACCCCATTAAATTGTTCTACACCTCCAACATCCCCATCATCCTCCAGTCTGCCCTGGTCTCCAATCTGTATGTGATTTCTCAGATGCTCTCAACACGTTTCAGTGGCAACTTCCTGGTCAACCTCCTGGGAACCTGGTCT GACACTTCGAGTGGAGGACCAGCTCGTGCCTACCCAGTGGGCGGTCTGTGCTACTACCTTTCTCCACCTGAATCATTTGGTTCGGTTCTAGACGACCCCGTTCACGCCGTCATCTACATTGTGTTCATGCTCGGCTCCTGTGCCTTCTTCTCCAAGACCTGGATCGAGGTCTCAGGATCCTCTGCCAAAGAT GTGGCGAAGCAGCTCAAGGAGCAGCAGATGGTAATGAGAGGACACAGAGAGACCTCCATGGTGCACGAACTTAACAg GTACATCCCCACAGCTGCTGCATTTGGTGGGCTCTGTATAGGAGGGCTCTCAGTCATGGCAGACTTCCTGGGTGCCATCGGCTCAGGTACAGGAATCCTGCTGGCTGTGACCATCATCTACCAGTACTTCGAGATCTTCGTGAAGGAGCAGAGTGAAGTTGGCAGCATGTCAGCGCTGCTCTTCTAG
- the chchd4a gene encoding mitochondrial intermembrane space import and assembly protein 40, translating into MSYCRQEGKDRIIFVTKEDHETPSNAELVADDPNDPYEEQGLILPNGDINWNCPCLGGMASGPCGSQFKEAFSCFHYSKEEVKGSECIDHFRNMQECMQRYPELYPQEADKDESATPSDSAALTSESDSTAVTSAVSSDSTSPTDDQAAS; encoded by the exons ATGTCTTACTGCAGGCAGGAAG GTAAAGATCGCATCATCTTTGTGACGAAGGAAGACCATGAGACACCCAGCAACGCTGAGCTGGTAGCGGATGACCCCAACGATCCATACGAGGAACAGG GCCTCATCCTGCCAAATGGAGACATCAACTGGAACTGCCCGTGTCTGGGCGGGATGGCCAGCGGACCGTGCGGCTCTCAGTTTAAAGAGGCCTTCTCGTGCTTCCACTACAGTAAGGAAGAAGTGAAGGGTTCCGAGTGCATCGACCATTTCCGTAACATGCAGGAGTGCATGCAGAGGTACCCCGAGCTCTATCCCCAGGAGGCCGACAAAGACGAGTCCGCCACCCCGTCTGACAGTGCTGCCTTAACATCCGAGAGCGACTCTACTGCGGTCACCTCAGCTGTTTCGTCTGACAGCACCTCACCTACAGACGACCAGGCCGCCAGCTAG